The DNA region TGCCTGTAGATGGCGAGCTTGGAAACTATTTAAACATGCAAGTTGTGTTGTGAGTAGTGTTGTGAGTATCAAATTTGATCATGTGATAAATAGATACCTGTGTGTTCTATTTAATTGGTAGGCCAACTTTACTGTACTGCTAACCTCCCAAAATGTCAGAAACCCAAGCCCTATAGCCTAGGGCCTACATACTTGTTTAGATAACATCCCCTCAGCCGCACCTATATAGCCACTCTGACTGCATTCCTAGATGAAACAAATTAACACCTGCTCCTCCTGACGTGATGCTGCTTTCTCTTTAGAAACAACAGGTGGAATTGGGTTGTGGTGCAAACACAAAGGATGGGTGTTTCCCGAGCAGCAGTGTGGGCAAGACTTTCAGCCAGTCTCTTGCTCCTGGCTGTAATGGCTGACAGGTAGTTTCTGGTTGTGAAAAGACATATGTATCGCTTACTGCAGTGTCACATTGCAGCTCTGAAATGCCATGgaattgtgtttttctttttccttgaCCAATGACTCCTAACCTGTTGTTATTTGCCAGGGTGTTTGGTGCTGCTTTGCTGGAGCAACAAAACTCTACAGGTTTGATTTGAACATATttttgtttacacacacaaactccacccCCATCCACAATTCTCTTTCAGCCTAATAAATACTGTGGTTTAACTGCATGCCTGTGGtagcatttacattacattgcatttaactTATCAAACCCATTTCCCCAAACATAATAATACGGGTTTGTTTCTCATGATGAACTGACAACTGTTGTGGGATCCTTGTGGTATTGCGGCAGTGCCATTACAAATAAGACTGTAATTACTTCTCTTTGACAAGGCATCAGTCTCATGAACCATATTGAGGCACACCTCACAGGGTAAACACAAGCCacaagtacaaaggaaaaagagtctggtgccacacggatgtctattttgtgTAAtttctctgatgaagacgcatgtcgaaacgttagtcttactacACTGAAAAATAAATTACACAAAATAGActtatgatttagtcctgctctggttgcactggattgttaatttagaagcgtggAATGTGTATCTCCTTTGTTAAACACAAGCCATGTTTGTGTACTCTAGTCTACTGCGTGTGATATTGCAGAGTTGGTTCCTGGAGTTCCTGGTAGTCCCTGTTGGCAGATGGAGGCTTTCATGGTACAGGTGGAGTGCTCTCCATGCAACGCCATTCAGACAGTGAGTAATGGCACTCTTActgctggactgtgtgtgtgtgtgtgtgtgtgtgtgtgtgtgtgtgtgtgtgtgtgtgtgagagagagagagagagagagagagagagagagagagagagagagagagagagagagagagagagagagagagagagagagagagagagagagagagagagagagagagagagagagagagagagagagagagagagagaggtctcccTAGTGGTGGGGCAATATACGCATTAAAGCATGTACTTTATGTTTACTatgttgtgcaataatgtgttttgtgtttttgtgtatttgtatacTATATGTACTGAATGTTTGTATGCAGCTAGACGCCTTAATTTCcttaaaagtactctactctatattGGTCTTTATGTTTGTGTTGGTGATTAGTCATTGTAAGGATGCAACATTttggttttttgtgtgtatgtgtctcacaGAAATGGCAGAATGCTTGTCGTTCCACTGGATATGTTGAACAGGTGGTCTGTGTGAACTCTAAGAAGACTGACTTTAAAAGGTAAACATTTTACACATCAGGTGAAACTGATACGTTGTATCATATCTACCATTGATCAAGGTATCCAAGCTTACATATGAAAATTACTCTTAATGTAAGTATACTACAGGGTGCATGTTCTTGAGTACGTACACTTGCACCAAGTGTAGCAATCAGTACAGCCTGACTGGATGAAAAACAGCGACTCTTTGTCTTTTATAATGTTTCCAACTGGCATTTGTGTAATtcccatgtgttgtgttgtgttgtgcagctgTACCTGTGTGTTTAATtcccatgtgttgtgttgttttgtgttgtgttgtgttgtgttgtgttgtgttgtgttgtgttgtgattttGTGCAGCTGTACCTGTGTGTAATtcccatgtgttgtgttgtgttgtgttgtgttgtgattttGTGCAGCTGTACCTGTGTGTAATtcccatgtgttgtgttgtgttgttttgtgttgtgttgtgtgcagctgTACCTGTGTGTAATtcccatgtgttgtgttgtgttgtgttgtgttgtgttgtgttgtgttgtgttgtgttgtgttgtgttgtgttgtgattttGTGCAGCTGTACCTGTGTGTAATtcccatgtgttgtgttgtgttgtgttgttgtgcagcTGCCACTCTGCGGTGCGGGAGGAGAGCGTGTTCTGGAGGTTTGAGGCGGTGATGATGAGCTTGACGGTGCTCTTTGTGCTCGTGGTGGTGAAGCGCCACAGAGTCCTGGACCGCAGAGCATCAGAACGCGTCCGCAAACAACTAGAATCCTCATGAAGGCAGACATGATTAGGGGAGTTCTGAATGTTTGCAGATCTACAGTACAggtggtgtgttgttgttgttgttgaatgtCTGCAGATgtacaggcagggctctaaattaactttttgcatcaccagccaaaattgctAGTAGAACTTCATCTTAttagccaagcacacactcactaattggtcaaagtggctagtaagtttgtcttctctaccagccaaactgaaatttcaccagcatttgactggtGTTAATCTAGTGCCCtgcaggggagtattccaagaacctggttcagtagtaagccaggttaagttaaccttgaggtagggtaggggtaaatcacctaatagaggaGCTttcgataacactttattttagggatacatctattagcactaatacatacaatgttaatgcctgcataagtaacttgtaaggcatgtactaagcaaacgctaaggcctactaggtccttactaaggctgaattggtaataaatcccttattgtgcatgaacaagacatttgcgaatacatggctaacaaatgtttgattttgctttgtacatgccttataagttacttatacaggcacattgtatgtattagtgctaatagatgtatccctaaaataaagtgttaccgagcttTCAGTCCTTATCACAGGCAACTTACATACAGCCTTCAAACTCGCCATCCGACCTGTGTCTGCAGTTCAgctaggggcgctgtcgagagagcgcagcccattcattgaatggagtctgcactcctccgttggcacccctagagtgcagtaccacccggaaaagtggtgAGTGGAGTCTCTCGGAATACACTTAGAGCCTCTCTGGTCCTTATTTTCTTAAGTAAATGACACGTGTGGACTATCTATTAGCATGTTtatcacttcctgtaggttaagtCAGCCAAGTTAATCACTGAACAATGTTCTTGGAGTACATCCCAGGTGGTGTGGTTCTGAATGTTGCATTATGAGATGTGATGTGTCTGCCTCTCCTCAttgccttaacccattgatgcctgatgttgcatttcgcaacattggccctggcgcctggagctgcattacgcaacattcaggctcatgagatttgagacaactttactattaaaaatctctgtttgtttgagatgaatgaacacattctaatgaaagatgagggtcttagcgtttaaatgcaacttagtgcatatttttatgtgcttcagaagctgagatatttaggtttttataggctgagggcagctttccttaaaaagggcttaggcattcagcacccttttttgcaggtgccataggcgtcaatgggttaagaggcCTCATTTAGTGACGCAAATAATTACTACTGAAAGGTCGTAGTACCTTAGAGGTTAAAAATGTAGTCTGAGATCAAAAAATGATCCATAATTATATCAGTGACTGGTTGTCATATGCCTTGCACTCTTCAGTGAATAGTTTACCTCCAAAACTGCACTGCAAAACAGCATCTGtaatgaagtgtttttttatGAAGTGTCCTTATTAGAAGAAGCATTCCTGTATTTATTGGTTGTATTGTGAGTTGCAACATTTATAGAAAAGGACTGTGTGATGCTCAAGTTTAAGCAGTTTACAATAACTCAAAGTTTGTTCAAATggttaaaacaaaacaagggtTTTGTTTTGGTGATGTGTAGGTTCTTTATCTTTGTTTTAAGTTTAATACTGAAAGAATTTAATACCGACCTTCTCTCAAGGTCATACCTGATACCATTCACTGGAATTTAGGAGCGAGGTTCAAGCCCCTAAAAAGACAAATGTATAAGAAAGacaaatgtaaaagtaaaagttgtGAACTATATCCcttgttttggtttttgtttgattaattcattttatttttttgaaaaattatCTGTAAACTTTTGCAGATGACAAATGTGTACTGCCACACAAATGGATATACAGCATTCACCTTTTAACAAATAAAGGTCAGATTATTATAGTTCAATTGTTCAGTTTTATATAAAATAcacattagaaaaaaagaaaaataaatatgtaTCCCATTCTGCATTATTTACATTATAAACATTTCAAGAAGAAAAGGTTGCATGTTGCAGCTCTGGGGCAGTCGCAGAGTTGTCCAAAGCGTGGTCCCTTTTTCACATAGCAGTAATCTCCTATCCTGCACTGTATGAGGAAATAAGGGAAAGAAAATAAAGTTATGTGTTAGCCATGAATGATGAAACAGTTGCCTTGATGTATTGAATAGTCTACTGGAACTATGGTACGGGGGCagctgtggtctagtggttaaatAAGGAGATAGGCGTTAgaacagggttgcaggttcccaTTGCTCCCTCCCTTCCACACCCTTGGCAGAAGCCAAGAAGCCTTGAGCAAGCCACCCAACCCCTcactactccagggactataaccaatgctctgtacttaaaataactgagtcgttttggataaaacgTCAGCTACGTGtatgtgcaatgtaataatgtaataataagatGCTCTGCCCTGAGACAGTTTGGACCTATACGGTATTCTTGCCACTAGATGTCGCTGCGTAACAAAATGTGGTAAAGCCGTGGGAAATGGGTAAAGATGCCAGCACAGAAATATTAATTCTAGGTCTGTGGGTGACAGATCATGAAAAGTAGGTGTATGAATTTGGCACCTTACAGTTTGCCTTACAGCTAAACCTCGTCCTAAAGTGGTTGTGCATTAACTAACttttatgaggaaaaaaatatattccaCCTAGTTTAATTGTGTTGGTGAAGCTTAGATGAAGTTTCTTTACTCACGTGTGGGAGACGGCTGTTCTTTCTAGTCTCCCACGTGTTCATTCTTGGGTTCTGAAGTTTCCTCAATACACTTTGAAGGACACCCaactacagaaaaaaaatgtctgcgtTGTACTACAATTCACAAACATTTCTTTGTAGAAAGATAATATACATTTTAAAGAAGAAATATAAGGCTATACTAtagtaaaaaatgatatcagtgataagtcatgataacttatataattaagttattatcctatacactgcaatggcaactacgtggtttaacttgaaaatttaatttaccagctgcctcagaattccaagttaatttaaatatttattgtAAGTTCAATTGCATTTCAAAGCTCCACGCAACTTTACAATaatgatttaaattaacttggaattctgaggcagctggtattttttttacagttgtaGCTGTGACACCTACCAGCTCTTCCCTGTCCTCAACCGGTTTAAGTGGAAAAGCATCCTCCCGTGTCGTCGTCACGAGCGAACATTGCGATAGAATGAAGGCAAAGATCAAAAAGATCAATAAAAACATGGAAGATTTGACCATGCTTGTTCAGTGACGCATAGGCCGATGTCGCGAGGTCCAAGTCGTGGCCTTTTTTCACCGTCAAGTGACGAAACGCTGCTGTCCAGGGTACTGAATTTAAGTGTGTGGTTCCGATATGGCCAGTCTAGTCTTGAAAACGGGCCAAATTCACCTCTCCGTCCCGCAAGCCTTTTATACTGCTTTTTATACCATTAATCCCTCCTGGTTATATCATCTAATTAGATTAACTCCTGCTAGCTTTCGTGGTGACCAGTGATGTATGACTCATGCTGCAAGCGTAAacagtgcactctctctctctctggttcttcaTGTTTTCAATGCATCTTTAGTAGACCTAGCCTTTATTGAACAGACTACAGGCCTAGGCTACCTTCACGTCGTAGACGTAGATGTTAATGTTCTAGCTCATTGTTTTTATTTAGGCTATATCATTATGTTCGGAAACGCAGATTATTcagcattaggcctactgtcaacAACATGCCAATAAAAACTTTCTCCAGTTTCAGATAGTCTAGGCCTAGTAGGCTAAATGATGGGTGACCCACTAAACATCGAATTAGCTTCTGTTTGTGTCGTTACGTAAAACGTCTTTAAAAGGGGAAATACCTGTTGGGATTAATCTGTGTGGCGCTGTAGGATCTTTTCCCAGACAGATTTAATGCGTCGATGACGTCACTCCAAGGGAGTTTCTCCCGAGGTTTACATTGAGGTCATGAGGATTACCATCCTCACCTGAAGTGCCTCGTCAGAGCAGGCTAGTTGTAGGCCTTATTCATTGAACAAGGCTATCCCTCTTGCCTCAAGGGACATGTTTTTCTTTCCATCG from Engraulis encrasicolus isolate BLACKSEA-1 chromosome 5, IST_EnEncr_1.0, whole genome shotgun sequence includes:
- the LOC134448309 gene encoding protein JTB-like isoform X1, yielding MHDIERSSFSTFSKLQQHLWFIQPRNNRWNWVVVQTQRMGVSRAAVWARLSASLLLLAVMADRVFGAALLEQQNSTELVPGVPGSPCWQMEAFMVQVECSPCNAIQTKWQNACRSTGYVEQVVCVNSKKTDFKSCHSAVREESVFWRFEAVMMSLTVLFVLVVVKRHRVLDRRASERVRKQLESS
- the LOC134448309 gene encoding protein JTB-like isoform X2, with amino-acid sequence MGVSRAAVWARLSASLLLLAVMADRVFGAALLEQQNSTELVPGVPGSPCWQMEAFMVQVECSPCNAIQTKWQNACRSTGYVEQVVCVNSKKTDFKSCHSAVREESVFWRFEAVMMSLTVLFVLVVVKRHRVLDRRASERVRKQLESS
- the LOC134448309 gene encoding uncharacterized protein LOC134448309 isoform X3, whose amino-acid sequence is MHDIERSSFSTFSKLQQHLWFIQPRNNRWNWVVVQTQRMGVSRAAVWARLSASLLLLAVMADRVFGAALLEQQNSTELVPGVPGSPCWQMEAFMVQVECSPCNAIQTKWQNACRSTGYVEQVVCVNSKKTDFKSCTCV